The following are encoded together in the Geobacter sulfurreducens PCA genome:
- a CDS encoding efflux RND transporter permease subunit: MNITDLFIRRPVLALVVSLIIVIAGLQAIRSLNVRQYPRSENAAVTVTTVYVGASADLVRGFVTTPLERAIAAADGIEYMESQSTLGLSTIKVRLKLNYDGTKALAEISSKVDQVRRDLPPEAEVPVINIESADSEFASAYLSFSSDILQQNEITDYLVRIVQPRLSAIQGVQRADVLGARTFAMRIWLKPDRMAALNVSPAQVREALAANNFLAALGRTKGSLIQVNLTANTNLNTVEEFRQLVVRRQDGALVRLSDIADVSLGAEDYDAEVRFSGQTAVFMGIWPLPNANSLDVIKRVRTEMAAIQRDLPSGLQARVAYDATDYIDNAIREVLKTLSETLLIVIVVIFLFLGSLRSSLVPVVAIPVSLIGAVFLMQAFGFTVNLLTLLAIVLSVGLVVDDAIVVVENVERHMREGQSPLEAAFLGARELVGPIIAMTITLAAVYLPIGLQGGLTGSLFREFAFTLAGAVTISGVVALTLSPVMSAKFLKPGAGEHGLAGRISRDFNRLKDAYGRWLDATLAARPAVYTVWLVVSLLAIPMFTMSARELAPTEDQGVIFGILDASANSTLDQTSRYAAAANKVFMGIPETDFTFQITFPNSGFGGMVTKPWDERERTVFQMMPEVQQKLAAIPGIQMFPVTPPALPGGGQFPVEFILASTAETGQILEFAQKLQLKAMQSGMFAFPPIIDVKIDQPEARFEIDRDKVAALGLNLEQVGADLGAMVGGNFVNRFDIAGRSYKVIPQIERVGRLNPEQLSSVYITGPEGKLIPLSTVASLKETVVPRSLNRFQQLNAVKLSGVAVRPLDEALRFLEGEAAKILPQGYVLDYTGESRQLRTEGNKFLPAFALAIVLIFLVLAAQFNSFRDPFVILAGSVPLAIFGALIFTFLKMPDPNVAFWTHGWTTTLNIYSQVGLVTLVGLVSKNGILIVEFANQPQLQGLSKHDAVRQAAMTRLRPIMMTTAATIAGHFPLTLVSGAGAAARNSIGLVLVGGMFVGTLFTLFVVPSIYMLVARDHSRDREREATVAAEGAATNP; encoded by the coding sequence AGCCTGATCATCGTCATCGCCGGCCTCCAGGCGATCCGCAGCCTGAACGTGCGCCAGTACCCCCGCAGCGAGAACGCGGCGGTGACCGTAACCACCGTGTACGTGGGGGCCAGCGCCGACCTGGTGCGGGGCTTCGTCACCACGCCGCTGGAACGGGCCATTGCCGCGGCAGACGGCATCGAGTACATGGAGTCCCAGAGTACCCTGGGGCTTTCCACCATCAAGGTGCGCCTGAAGCTGAACTACGACGGCACCAAGGCCCTGGCCGAGATCAGCTCCAAGGTGGACCAGGTGCGCCGCGACCTGCCGCCCGAGGCGGAGGTGCCGGTCATCAACATCGAGTCGGCCGACAGCGAGTTCGCTTCGGCCTACCTGAGCTTCTCCTCAGACATCCTCCAGCAGAACGAGATCACCGACTACCTGGTGCGGATCGTCCAGCCGCGGCTTTCGGCGATCCAGGGGGTGCAGCGGGCCGACGTGCTGGGGGCCCGCACCTTTGCCATGCGGATCTGGCTGAAGCCCGACCGGATGGCGGCCCTCAACGTGAGCCCGGCCCAGGTGCGCGAGGCCCTGGCGGCCAACAACTTCCTGGCCGCCCTGGGGCGGACCAAGGGGTCCCTGATCCAGGTGAACCTCACCGCCAACACCAACCTGAACACGGTGGAGGAGTTCCGGCAGCTGGTGGTGCGGCGCCAGGACGGCGCCCTGGTGCGGCTGTCCGACATCGCCGACGTGTCGCTGGGGGCCGAGGACTATGACGCCGAGGTCCGCTTCTCGGGCCAGACCGCCGTGTTCATGGGGATCTGGCCCCTGCCCAACGCCAACTCCCTCGACGTGATCAAGCGGGTAAGGACGGAGATGGCGGCCATCCAGAGGGACCTCCCCTCGGGGCTTCAGGCCCGCGTGGCCTACGACGCCACCGATTACATCGACAACGCCATCCGGGAAGTGCTCAAGACCCTGAGCGAGACCCTGCTCATCGTCATCGTGGTGATTTTCCTCTTCCTGGGCTCCCTCCGCTCGTCCCTGGTGCCGGTGGTGGCGATCCCGGTGTCGCTCATCGGCGCCGTGTTCCTGATGCAGGCCTTCGGCTTCACCGTGAACCTGCTGACGCTCCTGGCCATCGTCCTGTCGGTGGGGCTCGTGGTGGACGACGCCATCGTGGTGGTGGAGAACGTGGAGCGGCACATGCGGGAGGGGCAGTCGCCCCTGGAAGCGGCGTTCCTCGGCGCCCGGGAGCTGGTGGGGCCCATCATCGCCATGACCATCACCCTGGCCGCCGTCTACCTCCCCATCGGCCTCCAAGGGGGGCTGACCGGCTCCCTGTTCCGGGAGTTCGCCTTTACCCTGGCCGGGGCGGTGACCATTTCCGGAGTGGTTGCCCTGACCCTGTCGCCGGTCATGTCGGCCAAGTTCCTGAAGCCGGGCGCCGGCGAGCACGGCCTGGCCGGACGGATCAGCCGCGACTTCAACCGGCTCAAGGATGCCTACGGCCGCTGGCTCGACGCCACCCTGGCCGCCCGGCCGGCAGTCTATACGGTCTGGCTGGTGGTGAGTCTCCTGGCCATCCCCATGTTCACTATGTCGGCGCGGGAGCTGGCCCCCACCGAGGACCAGGGGGTCATCTTCGGCATCCTGGACGCCTCGGCCAACTCGACCCTGGACCAGACGAGCCGCTACGCCGCCGCGGCCAACAAGGTGTTCATGGGCATCCCCGAGACCGACTTCACCTTCCAGATCACCTTCCCCAACTCGGGCTTCGGCGGCATGGTCACCAAGCCGTGGGACGAGCGGGAGCGGACCGTGTTCCAGATGATGCCCGAGGTTCAGCAAAAGCTGGCCGCCATCCCCGGCATCCAGATGTTCCCGGTGACCCCGCCGGCCCTCCCCGGAGGCGGGCAATTCCCGGTGGAGTTCATCCTGGCCTCCACCGCCGAGACCGGCCAGATCCTCGAGTTCGCCCAGAAGCTCCAGCTGAAGGCCATGCAGAGCGGCATGTTCGCCTTTCCGCCCATCATCGACGTGAAGATCGACCAGCCCGAGGCCCGGTTCGAGATCGACCGGGACAAGGTGGCCGCCCTGGGCCTCAACCTGGAACAGGTGGGGGCCGATCTGGGCGCCATGGTGGGGGGGAACTTCGTCAACCGTTTCGACATCGCCGGACGGAGCTACAAGGTCATCCCCCAGATCGAGCGGGTGGGACGCCTCAACCCCGAGCAGCTCTCGTCGGTCTACATCACCGGCCCCGAGGGTAAGCTCATCCCCCTGTCCACCGTTGCCAGCCTGAAGGAGACCGTGGTTCCCCGCTCCCTCAACCGGTTCCAGCAGCTGAACGCGGTCAAGCTGAGCGGCGTGGCCGTGCGCCCCCTGGACGAGGCGCTTCGCTTCCTGGAAGGGGAGGCGGCAAAAATCCTGCCCCAGGGATACGTGCTCGACTACACCGGCGAGTCGCGCCAGCTCCGCACCGAGGGGAACAAGTTCCTCCCGGCCTTCGCCCTGGCCATTGTCCTGATCTTCCTGGTGCTGGCGGCCCAGTTCAACAGCTTCCGGGACCCCTTCGTCATCCTGGCCGGCTCGGTCCCCCTGGCCATATTCGGGGCACTCATCTTCACCTTCCTGAAGATGCCAGACCCCAACGTGGCCTTCTGGACCCACGGCTGGACCACCACCCTCAACATCTACTCACAGGTGGGACTGGTGACCCTGGTGGGGCTGGTGTCCAAGAACGGCATCCTGATCGTGGAGTTCGCCAACCAGCCCCAGCTCCAGGGGCTGTCCAAGCACGACGCCGTACGCCAGGCAGCCATGACCCGCCTCAGGCCGATCATGATGACCACCGCGGCCACCATTGCCGGCCACTTTCCCCTGACCCTGGTCTCCGGCGCCGGCGCTGCGGCCCGGAATTCCATCGGCCTCGTGCTGGTGGGGGGGATGTTCGTGGGCACCCTCTTCACCCTGTTCGTGGTCCCCTCCATCTACATGCTGGTGGCCCGCGACCACAGCCGCGACCGGGAGCGCGAGGCGACGGTGGCGGCCGAAGGTGCGGCGACCAATCCCTGA
- a CDS encoding HDIG domain-containing metalloprotein, whose amino-acid sequence MSYRPTRDDAWNLLAEYVPSDNLRRHALAVEAVMRHMARKRGEDEEMWGIIGLVHDIDYERHPDEHCAHAPEILRSRGWPEEYIRAVLAHGWGLCTDVEPLTDLEKTLYTIDELTGLVAAAALVRPSRSILDLPVKSVLKKWKDKAFAAGANRGVIEQGAAMLGMEPADLIGETIEGMKPAAEEIGLRGTL is encoded by the coding sequence ATGAGCTACCGACCCACCCGTGACGATGCCTGGAACCTGCTCGCCGAGTACGTGCCCAGCGACAACCTGCGGCGGCACGCCCTGGCCGTGGAGGCGGTGATGCGCCACATGGCACGCAAGCGGGGCGAAGATGAGGAGATGTGGGGGATTATCGGGCTGGTGCACGACATCGACTACGAGCGCCACCCGGACGAGCACTGCGCCCATGCGCCGGAGATCCTGCGTTCCCGCGGCTGGCCCGAGGAGTACATCCGGGCGGTCCTGGCCCACGGCTGGGGCCTGTGCACCGACGTGGAGCCCCTCACCGACCTGGAGAAGACCCTCTACACCATCGACGAGCTGACGGGGCTGGTGGCGGCCGCCGCCCTGGTCCGGCCGTCCCGGAGCATCCTGGACCTGCCGGTGAAGAGCGTGCTCAAGAAGTGGAAGGACAAGGCGTTTGCCGCCGGAGCCAACCGGGGGGTCATCGAGCAGGGGGCCGCCATGCTCGGCATGGAGCCGGCCGACCTGATCGGGGAAACCATCGAGGGGATGAAACCGGCGGCCGAGGAGATCGGTCTCAGGGGCACCCTCTGA
- a CDS encoding GSU3529 family protein yields the protein MDIFEELRRAVARAREENDLPDFLAERLCRIAGQPERYRHLAADIADLAGQVALYDTYGQTGYMGMGVNNAVLEGSIRRLEEAGRSPAGQ from the coding sequence ATGGATATCTTCGAGGAACTGCGGCGGGCCGTTGCCCGTGCCCGGGAGGAGAACGACCTGCCCGATTTCCTGGCCGAGCGGCTCTGCCGCATCGCCGGTCAGCCGGAGCGCTACCGGCACCTGGCGGCCGATATCGCCGACCTGGCCGGACAGGTGGCGCTCTACGACACCTACGGCCAGACCGGCTACATGGGGATGGGGGTGAACAACGCCGTGCTCGAAGGGAGCATCAGGCGGCTGGAGGAGGCGGGCCGCAGCCCGGCAGGTCAGTAG
- a CDS encoding GSU3529 family protein, with amino-acid sequence MTVFEELEQATLAQFEQGELPHWLADPALAVARTPECYAGKEYLVEILVAQVREYDPYAETGCCKWAYDHEDIKRTLRWLDE; translated from the coding sequence ATGACCGTTTTCGAAGAACTGGAACAGGCAACGCTCGCCCAGTTCGAGCAGGGCGAGCTCCCCCACTGGCTGGCCGACCCGGCCCTGGCCGTGGCGAGAACCCCGGAGTGCTACGCCGGCAAGGAATACCTGGTGGAGATTCTGGTGGCCCAGGTGAGGGAGTACGATCCCTACGCCGAGACCGGCTGCTGCAAGTGGGCCTACGACCACGAGGACATCAAGCGGACCCTGCGGTGGCTGGACGAATGA
- a CDS encoding cysteine desulfurase family protein: MTVYLDCNATTPLEPAVMAVVTRFMERDYGNAASPIHDFGVFARLAVEHARGQVAEVAAARRDEVIFTSGATEADNLALLGLADHGLACGRRHVISTAVEHKAVLEPLEELARRGFQVELLPVGASGRLDPDRLRAALRPDTLLVSTMHVNNETGVVQPLAELAEILAGHGAYWHVDAAQGFGKEIDGLRNPRIDLIAVSGHKIYAPKGVGALIARKRDRAFPPLRPLMLGGGQEQGLRPGTLPVPLIAGFGEAAKLAVRTHEARSAANRAFREKLLAALAPLEPTLNGDQEHVLPHAVNLSLAGIEADRAITALKGVIAVSSTSACTSHTRAPSHVLTAMGLSPERVETSLRLSWCHLTPAVDWDEVVSILRGLRAS; this comes from the coding sequence ATGACCGTCTACCTGGACTGTAATGCCACGACCCCCCTGGAGCCGGCCGTCATGGCCGTGGTGACCCGCTTCATGGAGCGGGATTACGGCAACGCGGCGAGCCCCATTCATGATTTCGGAGTGTTCGCGCGGCTGGCGGTTGAGCATGCCCGGGGCCAGGTGGCTGAGGTGGCGGCTGCCCGGCGGGACGAGGTGATCTTCACCAGCGGGGCTACCGAGGCCGACAACCTGGCGCTCCTGGGCCTGGCGGACCACGGCCTGGCATGCGGGCGACGTCATGTGATCAGCACGGCCGTCGAGCACAAGGCGGTGCTCGAACCGCTGGAAGAGCTGGCGCGCCGCGGATTCCAGGTGGAGCTCCTCCCCGTGGGGGCGTCGGGGCGGCTGGACCCTGACCGGCTGCGTGCGGCGCTCCGGCCTGACACCCTTCTCGTTTCCACCATGCACGTCAACAACGAAACCGGCGTGGTCCAGCCCCTGGCCGAACTGGCTGAGATCCTGGCCGGCCACGGCGCCTACTGGCACGTGGACGCGGCCCAGGGCTTCGGCAAGGAGATCGACGGTCTGCGCAATCCGCGGATCGACCTGATCGCCGTGAGCGGCCACAAGATCTACGCCCCCAAGGGGGTGGGCGCCCTCATCGCCCGCAAGCGGGACCGCGCCTTTCCGCCGCTGCGGCCCCTGATGCTGGGCGGCGGCCAGGAGCAGGGGCTGCGGCCCGGAACCCTGCCCGTCCCCCTCATTGCCGGTTTCGGCGAGGCAGCCAAGCTGGCGGTGCGCACCCACGAGGCGCGCTCCGCCGCCAACCGCGCCTTCCGGGAAAAACTCCTGGCCGCCCTGGCCCCACTGGAGCCGACCCTCAACGGCGACCAGGAGCACGTCCTTCCCCATGCCGTGAACCTTTCCCTGGCCGGGATCGAGGCCGACCGGGCCATCACCGCCCTCAAGGGGGTCATTGCCGTGTCGAGCACCTCGGCCTGCACCTCCCACACCCGGGCGCCGAGCCACGTTCTCACCGCCATGGGGCTTTCCCCGGAGCGGGTCGAGACGTCGCTGCGGCTTTCCTGGTGCCACCTGACCCCGGCCGTGGACTGGGACGAGGTCGTCTCCATCCTGCGCGGACTCCGCGCATCATGA
- a CDS encoding LysR family transcriptional regulator, with amino-acid sequence MEIRQLRFFIEIARKLSFTRAAETLHIAQPALSTAIRKLEDELGLTLFNRSDRKIALTAEGETFLRHATAILDDVRKAEREMADIRGLTAGEVRVGVTPMLSTYFFPKIIAGFKKRHPALQLSVYGDSAARIQRMVAGGELDMGVVAGGAIPEDLEYHHLLHEEIVACVPADHPLAGRKSVPFAELLREPLILFKEGYHLRELIDEAAAHVGEAPRAVFESNLFSLIRNLVLEGVGISFLLRMVVADEKDLVALRCDPPLHLDLFIAWKRQTGLSRANRAFADYLIDQTDEYYRLSEMYGSFPLP; translated from the coding sequence ATGGAAATCAGACAGTTGCGCTTTTTCATCGAGATCGCCCGGAAACTGAGCTTCACCCGGGCGGCGGAAACGCTCCACATAGCACAGCCCGCCCTGAGCACCGCCATCAGGAAGCTGGAGGACGAGCTGGGGCTTACGCTCTTCAACCGCAGCGACCGGAAGATCGCCCTCACGGCGGAGGGAGAAACATTCCTGCGCCACGCAACGGCAATCCTTGACGACGTGCGGAAGGCGGAGCGGGAGATGGCCGACATCCGTGGACTAACGGCGGGGGAGGTACGAGTGGGGGTGACTCCGATGCTCAGCACCTACTTTTTCCCGAAGATCATCGCCGGGTTCAAAAAGCGTCACCCTGCCCTGCAGCTATCGGTGTACGGTGACAGCGCCGCGCGGATTCAGCGGATGGTCGCGGGCGGAGAGCTCGATATGGGGGTTGTGGCCGGCGGTGCCATCCCGGAGGACCTGGAATACCATCATCTCCTCCATGAGGAGATCGTGGCCTGCGTTCCGGCCGATCACCCCCTGGCCGGTCGGAAGTCGGTTCCCTTTGCCGAGCTGCTGCGTGAACCGCTGATCCTCTTCAAGGAGGGATACCATCTGCGGGAACTGATCGACGAAGCCGCAGCCCACGTCGGGGAAGCCCCCCGGGCGGTGTTCGAGTCGAACCTCTTCTCTCTTATCAGGAACCTGGTCCTGGAGGGAGTCGGGATTTCATTCCTGCTGCGGATGGTGGTCGCCGACGAGAAGGATCTTGTAGCGCTGCGCTGCGACCCTCCCCTCCACCTGGATCTCTTCATCGCCTGGAAACGGCAGACAGGGCTCTCGCGGGCAAACCGCGCCTTTGCCGATTACCTCATTGACCAGACCGACGAATACTACCGGCTGTCGGAGATGTACGGCTCTTTCCCGTTGCCCTAG